One Amaranthus tricolor cultivar Red isolate AtriRed21 chromosome 1, ASM2621246v1, whole genome shotgun sequence DNA window includes the following coding sequences:
- the LOC130810222 gene encoding uncharacterized protein LOC130810222: MGISASKRVRHQLSTSQEFSASCNTVFSDLQTLTQHTSNSEIFAYQLPDACIRLHDSLLNSLPSPILKSWCPSPPSRTQVNGAYRSLRRNSSPKETLNSDEFKEFAVVLFTDAVVSNVTKKVASRVGVGIAGIAGVGVMARVGGGLVSSAIGVYALSVAASVYISLG; encoded by the coding sequence ATGGGTATATCAGCATCCAAACGAGTACGCCACCAACTTTCAACCTCTCAAGAATTCTCCGCATCCTGCAACACCGTCTTCTCCGATCTCCAAACCCTAACTCAACACACTTCCAATTCTGAAATCTTTGCCTACCAACTCCCCGATGCCTGCATCCGTCTCCATGATTCCCTCCTCAATTCACTCCCATCTCCTATCTTGAAGTCATGGTGTCCATCTCCTCCATCTCGAACACAAGTTAATGGCGCGTACCGTTCACTTCGTCGAAATTCTTCGCCTAAAGAAACATTAAATTCCGATGAATTTAAAGAATTCGCTGTCGTTTTGTTTACAGACGCTGTCGTTTCCAACGTCACGAAGAAGGTAGCGAGTCGAGTGGGGGTTGGAATAGCAGGGATTGCTGGTGTTGGGGTAATGGCGAGAGTAGGAGGTGGTTTGGTTAGTTCTGCGATTGGGGTTTACGCGCTTAGTGTTGCTGCTTCTGTTTACATTAGCTTGGGTTGA